From the Papaver somniferum cultivar HN1 chromosome 2, ASM357369v1, whole genome shotgun sequence genome, the window CGGAAACTGGAGAAATGCTCTGCAAGTCAAAATTAATCCGAGTGCTTCAATAACGTTCAGGAGGAAGAAAAccatgtgaactcctgcactatTTCGATGAACAAATTAAGCTCTTACAAAAAAGATATCAGAGAACTCAACAAACAAATGGCTAAGTGGGTATGATGTTCCAATACCAGGAAGGAATGAAGCACTAATGCGTTTCAGCGCCCATGAAAATCTGTAAAAACATAAGCCGTATATTAGATACACGAATCATGTTGCAGTAAACAACACGAACAAATCCATTAAAACGGGACACTTACATAGCGCCACCTCCGGCCGGGCCAAATGCTTTGAAAAGAGACATTGAAGTCATTGCAATACCATTTGCAGCTCCTCTTTGGTGTTGAGGCTGTTTGTGAATTAGCTTTCGTTAAAATACACACTGTATTGCTAGATAACTTGAAAATGCCAAGGATAGTTAACGAAAACTTACCACAGCGTTGTTTTGAATAAGGAATAAGCCAGTGAGAATTGCATTCTGATTGAGAAGACATTTAAAACTTTCAATGGCAAGTAAAGAGGAAATCTAGAGAGAGCAAACCAGAAGTTATGTCTGTATCTGTTATACTTACAGAAAACGCATTCTTCAGCACAGACGCACAGTTTAAGACTAAAAACTGGCTCACACCAGAAAACCTGGCTATGAAAGGATAGCTTGTTAGCAATGGTATTGACAAAACCTGCAACAGATAAAAGATTAGAGAAGGATTCAAGTCGAAACAATTTTTGATCATTCCAGTTGAGTCAATTATCAAATAAAATTGGTTGTCACAATCATACCGAGGCAGTACGAGTAATTATCACGTGACCAGAAATCCTCTCAACTATTGGATACAGAACTTGTTGAGAAACAATTAGACCAGcgcctgtgattgaaagtgctgTACCAACTTTCTTGGTAGAAAAGCTCAATCCGCCAAACTTCTTAGGACTAACAGCCCATAAGGAGAAAATCTGCAGAATACATTTATGCATCAAAATACATTGTGCACCGACAGGTTGGTGTGAAAACAGAAGAATACGCGATTGGATGCTTACCTCTGAGTATGCCATATCATGAAGCGAGAAAAGGGAATACACAATGATGGATGACATTAACGGCCAATTCCTAACAAGACTTTTCTCAGTGTCTGATTTGGTTCTATCTATACCTGGTAGCTTTTCATTTTTATCCTCCACATTTTGTTCTTCATTTGTGACATTATGTCTATGTAATGTTTCCTAGAACATTGCAAGAAACCGTCAGGTACCAGCGCCATCAGACACATAATATAAAACTTAGAGGAGTGTACTTTCTCATTCTCACAATATTGTTGTGAACGTGAACTGAAGGAATTAAGAATATATACCGGGAGCCACCAACAAGTTATAAACGCGAGTCCTGCACAGATTGATATACATAGGCAGGGTAGGAAAAACGGAAatctgcaacaaaaaaaaaatattattcatatTAGAAAAGATAAAGAGAAAAGAACGTTCTGTAAATTGATCTGCAGCTTACCTAGCAAAGAAAGATCCCGCAGGAAACACTTTCGGGTATTTCTTCGCCGGCTGTGACATAAAATCAAAAGTTCAGAAGCAAAACAGACTTATAAGTCCCTAGTTGGAGCAAAACTTAGTTTTAGCACACAAGTTTTTTTTCGAAAATGTCTAATTT encodes:
- the LOC113354000 gene encoding probable peptide/nitrate transporter At3g43790 translates to MDNGTANQMPSNKVVYHENCEGCKVDARKEKHKGVPYKELIFIWVIFLCISSLFPFLYFMIEDFRIAKKEEDIGFYAGFVGSAYMFGRAATSILWGMIADRYGRKPVIIIGTLAVVIMNTLFGLSTKLWMAVSTRFILGLLCGLLGPIKAYACEVCRPEHQAVGLSLITTSWGVGLVLGPAIGGFLAKPAKKYPKVFPAGSFFARFPFFLPCLCISICAGLAFITCWWLPETLHRHNVTNEEQNVEDKNEKLPGIDRTKSDTEKSLVRNWPLMSSIIVYSLFSLHDMAYSEIFSLWAVSPKKFGGLSFSTKKVGTALSITGAGLIVSQQVLYPIVERISGHVIITRTASVLSIPLLTSYPFIARFSGVSQFLVLNCASVLKNAFSNAILTGLFLIQNNAVPQHQRGAANGIAMTSMSLFKAFGPAGGGAM